One window from the genome of Cryptomeria japonica chromosome 6, Sugi_1.0, whole genome shotgun sequence encodes:
- the LOC131876716 gene encoding uncharacterized protein LOC131876716, translating into MCKKAEETLDHLLLQCEEAQKVWKFLLGKLDWAISLPNSIFDIFTSWRIPCQKSVLSSLWLVAPSLVVWEIWKERNVRIFQEKVESEESLCARVERAIAEVVSVAARNYNLAKHSFTNEDRDIQAKWPLIHCQPVNGSSGVDPNLSSKKVKWEPPSKRWIKINFDGASKGYPGISGAGVVTRDDNGFILFKGAQ; encoded by the coding sequence ATGTGTAAGAAAGCAGAAGAAACTTTGGATCACCTGCTACTTCAATGCGAGGAGGCACAAAAGGTATGGAAATTCCTTCTTGGTAAGTTGGATTGGGCCATCTCGCTTCCTAAttcaatttttgatatttttacaAGTTGGAGAATACCTTGCCAAAAATCAGTCCTTTCCAGCCTATGGCTAGTGGCCCCATCTCTTGTAgtatgggagatttggaaggagagaaacgtGAGAATTTTCCAAGAAAAAGTAGAATCAGAGGAGAGTTTGTGTGCAAGAGTGGAAAGAGCAATAGCTGAAGTGGTCTCTGTGGCGGCTAGGAATTATAATTTAGCAAAACATTCTTTCACAAATGAAGATAGAGATATCCAGGCAAAATGGCCTCTAATACACTGCCAACCTGTTAATGGGTCTTCAGGAGTTGATCCAAACCTTTCTTCAAAGAAGGTTAAATGGGAACCACCTAGCAAACGGTGGATAAAGATTAATTTCGATGGTGCATCAAAAGGATATCCGGGAATCTCAGGTGCTGGGGTGGTGACAAGGGATGATAATGGATTTATCCTATTCAAAGGAGCACAATGA